The region ACCACTTCTTGCAAAACCGACGGCGGCTATGGATCGCATGTTTGCCTTTCGCAGCATTCATCCGCTCTATGGAGTGTTTCTCGCGGATCAGTTCGAAAAGGCTGATCGCATCGAATGGATGCTGGCACTCGAAAGTGTCCTGGAGTTCCCCAAATCGCTGGTGAGGTCTGTCCGCATTCCGCCTCCCCGATTTTTGCCACCGGGACGACTGGCTCTGGAGGTGCTTGATCCGGAGATTATCGCTCGAGGGATTTTGCCTGCCGGAGACTTGTATCCCGAGTTTGATCCCTCCTTGCCGCCGGAAGAGCGAAAGTATGCACCCACGTTGCCTGAGAAGCTGTTGATGCTGTTTCAATCCGATTATCCCGGCATCAGTATCCCCATGACACCAGTCTATGTGGTGGCCGATCTCGAAGAATTTGGTTTCAACTTCTACAAGCTGATTGGCGGTCGCGATCTGGCCAAACAGGAAGGGCTCGTTTTTAAGCATCTGTTGAGAATGGTGCTGCTATTAGAAGAATTTGCAGATTGCCCTCCTCCCCATCGAGATCCGCAAGCGTGGAGAGATGAGCTTCTGGAACTGGCAACCAGGATTTCGTGGAGCTGCGAGGCGGTGGATCCCCAAAGTACGGAGCAGGCTCTGGCGACCAATGCTGCACGGGATGTCCTGCAGGGGGAAACCAACGATGTTCCCGTGGTACATGAAATTGAACTGCCACCTCGTCCACCCGGTTTTGGTGAAGCCGATGGCGAAGAGTTGCCTCTGGTCGAAACGACGACTGAGGACAATTTTGGCGACGGATTAGAGATCGATGACGAGGAATCGGCATGATCGAGGCAGGGCAAAGTCATGTCATCTGAGAATTTCCAGAAGAGCTTTATCACTCAAAAAGAAGAGCTTCGCCAAAGTGTGCGGTCGGCCCGTTTGGCAATGACAGATCGGTCTGAGCGGAGTCATCGGATCCTCGATCAACTGGAAAGTTCAGAACCATGGAAGAAGTGCCGGGTACCTCTGGTTTACCTCTCCAGTGGCAGCGAAGTGATGACCTGGCCGCTTGTCGAGAAAGTGCTGAAGGAGCTTGAACAGACCGCTGGATGCACTCGGAAGTTGATCGTCCCGTGGTGTGACGGCGATGAATTGAGGCTGTTCTGGCTGCAGAGTCTCGATGAGTTATCGGCTGGCTCTTTTGGGATTCCAGAGCCACGCGCTGAAATGAGAACTCAGCCGGATCGCTGTGCGAATCTTGCGGAGATCGATCTGGTCGTCTTGCCGGGATTGGCTTTCGATGAGCAGGGGCGAAGACTGGGGCAGGGACGGGGCTATTTTGATCGATTGCTGATGGAGCTGAATCCCCATGCGATTAAAGTGGGCCTGGCTTTTGAGGTTCAAATGGTCGAGGAAGTTCCTGTCGAAGAACATGATCTGCCAGTCGATCTCGTGATCACTGAAAGCCGAATGATCTGGAGTGATGTCACTCCGGGAAGTTGAGACTTTGCAAAAAAGAAGACAGCCAGAGACAGGCCGTAAGACCTGACTCTGGCTGTAGAGTGATTCACATCTTGATCGGACAGGAGTTACTTCTTCTTGATCGACGCGACGGCTTCTGCAACAGCTTTGCTGTCATCGGCGGCGGCGACTTTCGTGTTCTTGTAGGCGACCTTGCCATCCTTGTCGATGATGAAAGTCCAGCGCTGGATGGTCACATTGCGAAGCAACGTTTCTTCTTTGCCATCGACTTCGGCCTTCACCGACTTTTCCCCTTTGGTATAGGGAACGCCAAACGCCTCAGCGACTTTGGCCTCGGTATCAGCGAGCAGCGTGAATGACAGATTATGCTTCTTGGAGAACAACTGGTGATTGCGGACAGAATCACCACTGACACCGACGACCTCAACATCCTGGCCCGCCAGCTTGGACAGATCGTCGCGGAAGGCACAGGCCTGCTTGGTGCAGCCACCCGTCATATCGGCAGGATAGAAGTAAACGACAATCAGCTTCTTGCCCACATGTTCGGCCGACTTCCAGGCTTGGCCCTGCGTATCCAGTGCTTCAAACTGGGGGGCTTTGTCTCCCACCTTGAGGTCGGCAGCGGAAGCTGAGATTCCCCCAAGGCCTAAGGTGCAAAGGGTGAGGCATAAGGCAACGGCGCGGTTGAATGCGATCATGTTGTGGTTCTCCAGTCGAATTGAAACAAACTTCCAGTCCATGAACCTAACAGGTTGGAAGTGAGTCATTCAAGTGGCTGGAGAAAGAGTCGATTGACTATTTACGTTTGCCTTGTGGAGCCGTGGGTGCGTCTTCACCCTGAATAAATCGCGATTCGCGATACAGGACTGCATAAGGGATAAAGCAGACCGCCGTCACGAACATAAGAATCGAGAAGAACCAGTAATAGCTGGCCCCGGGAAGCATGGAGGTCCCATCATCCCTGGAGATCATCCAGTTGACGCCGGAGGTCAGCAGGTTGCCGCCGAACACTGAGAGCAGGTAGAGCGACATGATGATCGACTTGAGTCGGTTGGGAGCCTGTGTGTAGGAGAATTCGAGGCAGGTTGTCGAAACGAGAACTTCGGCAACCGTGATGATGGCATAGGGAAAGACAAGCCACAGCACCCAGGGCGTAAAGTTCTGATCGATCTCCATCTGGATAAAGCCGCTGACAGCAAAGGCCATCGAGGCGAGAAACAAACCGACCGAGACACGGCGTAATGCCGAAAGTTGAACCACTTTTGCCAGGGCTGGGAAAACCACAAAATCGAGCAGTGGTATGAACATGAGCACGAAGAGAGGATTCAACGTCTGGGTTTCATCAGGCAGAACTTTCCATTCCCAGTCGCGCCAGCGGAGAACAGTCAAATTCATATGCGTCGCCTGCTCGACCCACGTGGACATCGTCTGATCAAACAGCGCCCAGAACACGACAATGAATGCAAAAAGCGGCAGCAGTTTCAAGATCGCCCGCCGGTTTTCGGGATTCATGAAAATGGCGACGAACATGATGGGTGGAAAATACTTGAGAAACGGCGCTCGCTCCAGGATCGGTTCGAGTTCTTTCATGAATTCGTCGGTTGATGGGGGGATGTGGACGAATTTGTTGCGGCCCATCCAGAAGACAATCGTGGCCAGAAGCATCAAGACCCCCGGAATCCCAAAGGCCACGTGGTGTGCCAAGGTCGGGCTGAAGTGAGGGAGAATCGCGTTTAGCCAGTCGGCAGGAACAATGTACTTCAGATAAGCCCGGCCGTTCTCCGGGGAGAGGAAGATGTCTCGCGTGCGGGGTATGCAGAACATCGCCGCCAAAGCACCGACATTGATCACGAAGTAGAACCAGCGGAAGATGCGGCTGATCAGATGCTGATTTCCCTGACCAAATTGATCACCGACATGGGACGAAACGCAGGGTTTGATACCACCCGCACCCATGGCAATGAGTGCCAGTCCCAGCCAGAGGCCATTTCGCCCATCAATCGCAGCGAGCGAAAGATGACCGAGGCAATAGGCCCAGGAGAGCCACAGGATGACTCGGTACTTGCCGAGATAAAAATCGGCAAGTGGGCCACCCACAATCGGGAACAGATAAGCCGCCGCGACGAACAGATGCAATAAGGCCGTCGCATCTTCTTTGTCATAGACCGCCGATACTCCCGCTGCATCCACGATGTATTTTGTGAGATACAGATACAGGATGGCCTTCATGCCATAGAAGCTGAACCGTTCGGCGGCTTCGTTCCCGATGATATACGGAATGCCCGGAGGCATGGTGGTTAAGGTCTGGTCTGGTGCTGTGCGATAAGCCGCCGTCATGAACAATCCCGCAAGTCAGAATGGCAGTGACCCAAGGCCGGTCGTGAACCGGTTCGAATACAGAGAATCGCAGACTGGATAGGCGAAGTGAATGGGATGTCTGAACTTTCCAATCGGTTTTCCTCATCCCGAAGAGCTTATCGACCCGAGAGCAGGTCAGAACTTCGCTCGAATCCTCCCTGGGGAACTGCCGGGGCAGGTGGAAACTTCAAACAGCTTGCTCTGATCGTTTCAATCGTCAGAGGTTCCTTGGCTTCTCCAGAAACGCTCTTGCAGGCTAGTCAAGTTGTGACCAGCAATCAATCGATTAGACGAATCCCGCATATGATTCTGTCGATGGCCCACGTCATATCGGGAACTGCCTATGCTTGATCGATCGTTGATCGTTACTACGGTAGTTGAGACTCCGGGAAATCATGGAGCAGGTGGAGTGGTCACGCTATCAACGGGGGCTGATTGTTCGCTGGGTTTGTTCACTTCAGCCGGTTTTTCCAGGACGGCATCAGCGTCTGGTTTTGCTTTTGACTGAGGTTCTTCTGTGAGTGCTGGTGGGGCTTCGACAAGAGCTTTCATGCTATTGAGCCCTTTTTCAAAGTCACCACCGATCATTTTGTCGCAATCGACAATCAGGTGAAAAGCTTTGCCGACGAAGTTGTTCTTGCCCGACATTGACCAGGTGACTTTGGTCTCTTCCCCTTGAGGTTCTAACTGAAATTCGACGAGATTAGAGGCGACCATGGGGCGGATGAAGTCGAGCTGAATTTTAATGTACTCGCCGGGGCGTGTTTCGAGGATCGTCATCTTCCCTTCGCCGACCTCGTCATTACCCGACCATTTCATGATGGCACCGGGACCTTGTGCCGGTCCTTCAAATTCCTCTTTCGAATTGGGGTCGAGTTTGGCCCACGGTGACCAGTCTGCCCAGGCTTTGAAGTGATCGATTCTTTCGCCCACCTTGTCGGGTGTCGCCTTCATGACTGCCGATCGAGTGATATGAAATTCTTCGGGCTGAACGGCCACAATGCCTGCAAAGAAAGCCGTTAGACACAGTAAAACGACGAGCACGATGAGAAGTCTTTGTTTCATGGCGATTGATCCTCCAGAGAGAAGTCGATGATTCCGGCTCGGGTTTTGAGAGGCTCGCTTACAGCTTGGAAGAAGACCGCTTGAGCACACGGTTCTGCCAGAAGAGTCGATCTTGTGTGGCGATACCAAGCCTCAAAGCACAGCGGAGGCAGTACTTTTCGGTTTCCCCAATCAGGTAGATTTCGCCATTGAGAATGAGATGGAAGAAGTCTTCCCCTGGCAATTTTGAGTAGCAGTAAATTTTCTCAGTGTCGGCCTTGATGCGGGCCTGCCAGTTTTCGTGGTTGGGGATATACAGCCTGGTATCTGGTTGTGGAGACGCTCGAAAACTGGAAGTTGTCGTGATGGCGGTGGACTGGGATTCTGCTGGCTGGTCGATGGGGAATTCCTCAGTCATGGGGAGTCCTCAAGAGATGGCTTACTAGTAATCACACCGTCTTTCCTGCATTCTTAAGGATAGCCAGCAAAGTCACAAATCGCGAATTTTTGCGTCTGCATCCGGTGGCTGGCTATTTGCCGAGATGCTGGCGGATACTGTCGATGGTCGCTTGGGCGGCTGTCCTCGCATCTGGGAGGCTGCGGGCTTCTGCCGAAAGATAACCCTCGTAGTTAATCTGTTTTAATGTCGCGATCACCTGGGCAAAGTCAATGTGGCCCATTCCAGCCGCATTCCGATTGGAATCGACATAATGGATGTGGCCGATCCATGAGCCTCCATCGAGCAGCCCTTGCGTGATGTTGATTTCTTCGATGTTCATGTGGAACAGGTCGGCCAGAAGTTTGCAGTCCGGGGCACCATAAGTCTGTAGAAGATGAGCACCATCTCCTTGAGTATTGCAGAGATTGGTTTCGTAACGATTGAGCGGTTCGTAGATCAGCGGCAGGCCGAATCGGCTATGGCTGTGATGACAAAGTTCCGCCAGGGCTTCACCCAGCAACATCCGGCACTCAGCAATCGAAGCAGACGAGGCGGCTTTTCCCTGCATGGAGCCAATGATCGCCGGGGCACCCAACTGGCCACCATATTCAATCATACTGGTGATGAATTTTTTGGCGGCCTGACGGATTTCCGCATTTGGGCTGGTCAGTGAAAGCTGCTTTTTAAGCCAGCCGGCCCCTGTTCCGACAGCTGCCAGCTTGAGATTGTATCGCGAGAGGATTTCTTTGAAGGTTTTGACAGGGACAAAGCCTGGTTCGGGAGCAAAGAGTTCGACGGCATCAAAGCCCAGTTCACTCGCGACCTGGCAACTGGCCTCGACATCATCCCAGAACACGAAGGGGCCGCCGCGTGCTTCTTCGACCAGGCTGATCGTGACGGCTGAGAGAATTGGCATAGAGGCGGCTCTCTGGAAACGATGGATTGAGCATAGCGACGACTGCGAAAGAGCATCAGTTGCTCGTTTCTGCGGAAACAAGTTGTTGCGTACGTATCCTATTCGGCAGGTTCGCCCTCATCCCGGCCTTCTCCCATCGGCATGGGAGAAGGGGGAAGAGTCGTCGCATTTCGATGCGTGACATGACAGCAAGCAAAATGCAGCTTGGCAAAGTCTACTTGTCGTCGAGAAGTTCGACAGCAGCGAACTTTTTGCCTTCAAGCATTTCGAGACTGGCTCCACCGCCCGTGCTGACATGCGTGACCTGATCGGCCAGACCGAACTGCTGGATGGCAGAAGCGCTGTCGCCACCGCCGATGATGCTGGTGGCATCGCTGGCAACAATCGCCTCGGCGACCGCTCGAGTCCCAGCATCAAAAGGAGGCATTTCAAAGACACCCATCGGGCCGTTCCAGACAATCGTCTTGGCGGCTTTCACGATCTCGGCATATCTCTTCTGAGTTTCCGGGCCAATGTCGAAACCTTCGAAGTTCTCGGGAATCTGGCCGGCTTTGGCGATCATCTTGTTGCAGTCACCCTTGAAGGCATCGCCGCAATGGGTATCGACGGGAAGTTGCAGCTTTTCTCCGCCGATTGTCAGCAGTTCCTTGGCGAGCGCGAGGCTGGCTTCGGGCGGATTCGGCAGATAGCTCTTGCCAATCTGGCCCCCTTGAGCCTTCGAGAAGGCGAAGGCCATCGCCCCGCCAATCAAAACCGTATCGCAGATGGAGAGCAGATTCTTGATAACGTTGATTTTATCATCGACCTTTTTCCCACCCACAATCGCCACAAATGGACGGGCCGGATTCGAAATGGCATCGGAGAGGAACTTGATTTCCTTCTCGACGAGGAAGCCGCAGACCTTGGGTTTGTTCCCCATGGCATTGGGCACACCGACCATCGAACCTTCGGAACGGTGGCAGGTGCCAAAAGCGTCGTTGCAGTAGATGTCGCCAAAGGTGGCGAGAATGTTGACGTAACTGTTTTCGCCTTTCTTCTCTCCTTTGTTGAAACGTACGTTTTCAAGGAGCAGAACTTCATTGTTCTGGAGAGCCTTCACTTTGGCTTCGGCGTCGGCACCCACCGTATCGCTGGCAAAGTGAACGGGAACTCCCAGAAGTTCCTTCAGGCGGGCTGCCACAGGTTTGAGGCTGTACTTCGCATCGGCCGCAGGATCGACACCTTCCGGACGTCCCAGGTGGCTCATGAGAATCACACGACCACCTCGTTTGAGGACGGATTCAATCGATGGGAGAGCTTCTGTAATGCGGCGGTCATCGGTAATGACAAGATTGTCATCGAGCGGGACGTTGAAATCGCACCGCATGAGAACGGCCTTCCCCTGAACGTCGACATCGGCAATGGTCTTTTTGGCCATGAAAATTTACCCTGATCCAGGAACAATGCGGTGCGTCAGTCTGGCTGACTGTCGCCCTGTGAAATGTGGTTTCAACACCGGTTTCGATAATGACGGAATCAGCCGATAGAGTAGAGGAGTTGCGTGCGACTTCCAAGTTTCCGAAGCCTTACTCTTGAAGAGGTTTTGAATGTTCCAGCCCCCTGAAGTCCCTTTTCCACAGATTCACTGGGATTTTTCGGCGATTACCGAGAATCCGGTGATTGATCCCACTGCGTGGATTGCCCCTGGGGCAACGCT is a window of Planctopirus limnophila DSM 3776 DNA encoding:
- a CDS encoding 5-formyltetrahydrofolate cyclo-ligase, which produces MSSENFQKSFITQKEELRQSVRSARLAMTDRSERSHRILDQLESSEPWKKCRVPLVYLSSGSEVMTWPLVEKVLKELEQTAGCTRKLIVPWCDGDELRLFWLQSLDELSAGSFGIPEPRAEMRTQPDRCANLAEIDLVVLPGLAFDEQGRRLGQGRGYFDRLLMELNPHAIKVGLAFEVQMVEEVPVEEHDLPVDLVITESRMIWSDVTPGS
- a CDS encoding peroxiredoxin; translated protein: MIAFNRAVALCLTLCTLGLGGISASAADLKVGDKAPQFEALDTQGQAWKSAEHVGKKLIVVYFYPADMTGGCTKQACAFRDDLSKLAGQDVEVVGVSGDSVRNHQLFSKKHNLSFTLLADTEAKVAEAFGVPYTKGEKSVKAEVDGKEETLLRNVTIQRWTFIIDKDGKVAYKNTKVAAADDSKAVAEAVASIKKK
- a CDS encoding POT-type proton-dependent oligopeptide transporter: MTAAYRTAPDQTLTTMPPGIPYIIGNEAAERFSFYGMKAILYLYLTKYIVDAAGVSAVYDKEDATALLHLFVAAAYLFPIVGGPLADFYLGKYRVILWLSWAYCLGHLSLAAIDGRNGLWLGLALIAMGAGGIKPCVSSHVGDQFGQGNQHLISRIFRWFYFVINVGALAAMFCIPRTRDIFLSPENGRAYLKYIVPADWLNAILPHFSPTLAHHVAFGIPGVLMLLATIVFWMGRNKFVHIPPSTDEFMKELEPILERAPFLKYFPPIMFVAIFMNPENRRAILKLLPLFAFIVVFWALFDQTMSTWVEQATHMNLTVLRWRDWEWKVLPDETQTLNPLFVLMFIPLLDFVVFPALAKVVQLSALRRVSVGLFLASMAFAVSGFIQMEIDQNFTPWVLWLVFPYAIITVAEVLVSTTCLEFSYTQAPNRLKSIIMSLYLLSVFGGNLLTSGVNWMISRDDGTSMLPGASYYWFFSILMFVTAVCFIPYAVLYRESRFIQGEDAPTAPQGKRK
- a CDS encoding SRPBCC family protein, which produces MKQRLLIVLVVLLCLTAFFAGIVAVQPEEFHITRSAVMKATPDKVGERIDHFKAWADWSPWAKLDPNSKEEFEGPAQGPGAIMKWSGNDEVGEGKMTILETRPGEYIKIQLDFIRPMVASNLVEFQLEPQGEETKVTWSMSGKNNFVGKAFHLIVDCDKMIGGDFEKGLNSMKALVEAPPALTEEPQSKAKPDADAVLEKPAEVNKPSEQSAPVDSVTTPPAP
- a CDS encoding sugar phosphate isomerase/epimerase family protein, which produces MPILSAVTISLVEEARGGPFVFWDDVEASCQVASELGFDAVELFAPEPGFVPVKTFKEILSRYNLKLAAVGTGAGWLKKQLSLTSPNAEIRQAAKKFITSMIEYGGQLGAPAIIGSMQGKAASSASIAECRMLLGEALAELCHHSHSRFGLPLIYEPLNRYETNLCNTQGDGAHLLQTYGAPDCKLLADLFHMNIEEINITQGLLDGGSWIGHIHYVDSNRNAAGMGHIDFAQVIATLKQINYEGYLSAEARSLPDARTAAQATIDSIRQHLGK
- a CDS encoding phosphoglycerate kinase; protein product: MAKKTIADVDVQGKAVLMRCDFNVPLDDNLVITDDRRITEALPSIESVLKRGGRVILMSHLGRPEGVDPAADAKYSLKPVAARLKELLGVPVHFASDTVGADAEAKVKALQNNEVLLLENVRFNKGEKKGENSYVNILATFGDIYCNDAFGTCHRSEGSMVGVPNAMGNKPKVCGFLVEKEIKFLSDAISNPARPFVAIVGGKKVDDKINVIKNLLSICDTVLIGGAMAFAFSKAQGGQIGKSYLPNPPEASLALAKELLTIGGEKLQLPVDTHCGDAFKGDCNKMIAKAGQIPENFEGFDIGPETQKRYAEIVKAAKTIVWNGPMGVFEMPPFDAGTRAVAEAIVASDATSIIGGGDSASAIQQFGLADQVTHVSTGGGASLEMLEGKKFAAVELLDDK